Proteins from a genomic interval of Nitrospina gracilis Nb-211:
- the sufD gene encoding Fe-S cluster assembly protein SufD, whose amino-acid sequence MSTTVDVISESEQAVLDLHKEFLKDAVPALKPLNESGIRRFEAVKFPHRKHEMYTFVNTHDLTETRFQLTGHAAADAKGVQAEIYPSCQDRVIVFVNGVYDAALSNTSGLEAEVKFTPLVEAMQDAAIQEYLLETAEEENDVFAALNSGFVKDGVVVTVAEKAVIEKPVQVLYVSTGAANGSVASHPRLLVKLQPRAELKLVAKFIGQGTGYFVNAVQDFLVDADAGLTYWQVQRDDATAWHASKTRVQLHRNSRFVCTNGSSGSRLTRHHYEVRLKDEGAELNMNGVSVLENQEQAHNFVRVHHEAPHCTSNQFFRNVINNKARASFDGTVIVNKGAQLTNSDQLINNLMLSDDGKADAKPNLMIFADDVKCTHGATVGQIDENQLFYLKTRGLSEAVGKSLLTTSFVTSIIDAVPFEDVVRDFNQYLLKKLEAENV is encoded by the coding sequence ATGTCCACGACTGTAGATGTGATCAGTGAAAGCGAGCAGGCGGTCCTCGACCTGCACAAGGAGTTTCTAAAAGACGCGGTCCCTGCACTCAAACCGCTCAACGAGTCGGGCATCCGGCGCTTCGAGGCGGTGAAGTTTCCGCACCGCAAGCACGAGATGTACACCTTCGTCAACACGCACGACCTCACCGAAACGCGGTTTCAGTTGACCGGCCACGCGGCCGCCGACGCCAAGGGGGTGCAGGCGGAGATTTACCCGTCCTGCCAAGACCGGGTGATCGTGTTTGTCAATGGCGTGTACGACGCGGCGCTGTCCAACACCTCCGGGCTGGAAGCGGAAGTGAAATTCACCCCGCTCGTTGAAGCCATGCAGGACGCCGCCATCCAGGAATATTTGCTGGAGACGGCGGAAGAAGAAAACGATGTGTTCGCCGCGCTCAACAGCGGTTTCGTGAAAGACGGCGTGGTGGTGACCGTCGCTGAAAAGGCGGTGATCGAAAAGCCGGTGCAGGTTCTTTACGTTTCCACGGGCGCGGCCAATGGTTCCGTTGCCAGCCATCCGCGATTGCTGGTGAAACTGCAACCGCGTGCCGAGTTGAAGCTGGTGGCGAAGTTCATCGGCCAGGGAACGGGGTATTTCGTCAACGCCGTTCAGGATTTCCTGGTAGACGCCGACGCGGGGCTGACCTACTGGCAGGTTCAGCGGGACGACGCCACGGCGTGGCACGCGTCTAAGACGCGCGTGCAGTTGCACCGCAACAGCCGCTTCGTATGCACCAACGGTTCCTCCGGAAGCCGCCTCACCCGTCACCATTACGAAGTCCGCCTGAAGGACGAGGGTGCGGAACTCAACATGAACGGCGTGTCCGTTCTGGAAAACCAGGAACAGGCGCACAATTTCGTACGCGTTCACCACGAAGCTCCGCACTGCACCAGCAACCAGTTTTTCCGCAACGTCATCAACAACAAGGCCCGCGCCAGTTTCGACGGCACCGTGATCGTCAACAAGGGCGCGCAGTTGACCAACTCCGACCAGTTGATCAACAACCTCATGTTGTCGGATGACGGCAAGGCGGATGCCAAACCGAACCTGATGATTTTCGCCGATGACGTGAAATGCACGCACGGCGCGACCGTCGGGCAAATCGACGAGAATCAGTTGTTTTACCTGAAGACGCGCGGCTTGTCCGAGGCGGTGGGCAAATCCCTTCTGACCACCAGCTTCGTCACCAGCATCATCGATGCGGTTCCGTTTGAGGATGTGGTTCGGGATTTCAACCAATACCTGTTAAAAAAACTGGAGGCCGAAAATGTCTGA
- the amrS gene encoding AmmeMemoRadiSam system radical SAM enzyme: MPTLTLTDLDTRTRPGDLFHPLENGKLVCTACGHRCTLKPGQRGVCKIRYNLDGKLFVPYAYTAGVQNDPIEKKPFFHALPGTNALSFGMLGCDFRCAYCQNWFTSQTFRDDRATQDCQPTTPREICDVALRHGSKTIVSTYNEPLITSEWAVEVFKEARARGLVTGYVSNGHGTPEVLEYVRPWLDLFKIDLKCFDEKKYKLLGGNFQEVLDTIRQVHEMGFWLEIVTLVIPDYNDSDEELNGIAEFLADVSLDIPWHVTAFHPDYKMGDFGATPIVTLDRARNIGFSKGLRYVYSGNRPGEVGDSENTICPGCRATLIERIGFHVVRNRLGEEGACPDCGEKIPGRWACPV; the protein is encoded by the coding sequence ATGCCAACCCTCACTTTGACCGACCTCGACACCCGGACCCGCCCGGGCGATCTGTTCCACCCTCTTGAAAACGGAAAACTCGTCTGCACCGCCTGCGGGCACCGCTGTACGTTAAAACCCGGACAGCGCGGTGTATGCAAGATCCGTTACAATCTCGACGGGAAGCTTTTTGTCCCGTACGCCTACACCGCCGGGGTGCAGAACGATCCCATCGAGAAGAAACCGTTTTTCCATGCGCTTCCCGGGACCAACGCGCTCAGCTTCGGCATGCTGGGGTGCGACTTCCGGTGCGCCTACTGCCAGAACTGGTTCACCAGCCAGACGTTCCGCGACGACCGGGCCACGCAGGACTGCCAACCGACGACTCCCCGTGAAATCTGCGATGTGGCATTGCGCCACGGCTCCAAAACCATTGTCTCCACCTACAACGAACCGCTGATCACCAGCGAGTGGGCGGTCGAGGTGTTCAAGGAAGCGCGGGCACGCGGATTGGTGACGGGGTACGTGTCCAACGGTCACGGCACGCCGGAAGTGCTGGAGTACGTGCGGCCGTGGCTCGACCTGTTCAAGATCGATCTCAAATGCTTCGACGAGAAGAAGTACAAGCTTCTGGGCGGAAATTTTCAGGAAGTGCTGGATACCATCCGGCAGGTGCACGAGATGGGATTCTGGCTGGAGATCGTGACGCTGGTGATCCCCGATTACAACGACAGCGATGAGGAGTTGAATGGCATCGCCGAGTTTCTTGCTGACGTGTCGCTGGACATTCCCTGGCACGTCACCGCGTTTCATCCTGACTACAAGATGGGAGACTTCGGGGCCACCCCGATTGTGACGCTGGACCGCGCGCGCAACATCGGCTTCTCCAAGGGACTCCGGTACGTTTACAGCGGCAACCGTCCGGGCGAGGTGGGCGATTCCGAAAATACAATTTGCCCGGGTTGCCGTGCGACGCTCATTGAGCGGATCGGGTTTCACGTGGTTCGCAACCGGCTTGGTGAGGAAGGAGCCTGTCCCGATTGCGGAGAAAAAATTCCGGGCA
- a CDS encoding cysteine desulfurase translates to MSDTGTVTSSKPVLDVDKIRKDFPVLAQKVHGKPLVYLDNAATTQKPWAVIERVHKFDSEEYGTVRRGAYKMSEGSTRMYEEARQKVADLLGTPDRNEIIFTSGTTQSVNLVAQSYGRKYLNEGDEVIISQIEHHANIVPWQMITEEKGAKLKIIPCNDKGELLMEEYEKLLSPKTKVVAVNHVSNALGTINPIKEIIDLGHKAGAVVLIDGAQSTPHMTINVRELDCDFYTFSGHKMYGPTGIGGVYGKMDVLKSMPPYVTGGDMIRQVTFEKTTFNEPPSRFEAGTPPISQAIGLAAAIEYMQAVGIDKIAEYEHQLLEHGTRLLENIDGLRIIGTAENKASILSFYHDLIHPHDMVTLLDQDGIAVRGGHHCAQPTMQRFKVPATTRASVSFYNKFEELDLLAESIRKAIKIFS, encoded by the coding sequence ATGTCTGACACCGGCACCGTGACGTCATCCAAACCGGTTTTGGATGTCGATAAAATCCGTAAAGACTTTCCCGTTCTCGCGCAGAAGGTGCACGGCAAACCGCTGGTGTACCTGGACAACGCCGCCACCACGCAGAAACCGTGGGCGGTGATCGAGCGGGTGCATAAATTCGATTCAGAAGAGTACGGCACCGTGCGCCGCGGCGCATACAAGATGAGCGAGGGTTCGACGCGCATGTACGAGGAAGCGCGGCAGAAGGTGGCGGACCTGCTGGGCACCCCGGACCGCAACGAGATCATTTTCACCAGCGGCACCACGCAGTCGGTCAACCTGGTGGCACAAAGCTACGGACGCAAGTACCTGAACGAAGGCGACGAGGTCATCATTTCGCAGATTGAGCACCACGCCAACATCGTGCCGTGGCAGATGATCACCGAGGAAAAAGGCGCGAAGCTCAAAATCATTCCGTGCAACGACAAGGGCGAGCTCCTCATGGAGGAGTATGAAAAACTGCTCAGCCCGAAAACGAAGGTCGTCGCGGTCAACCACGTATCGAACGCACTGGGCACCATCAATCCCATCAAGGAAATCATCGACCTCGGCCACAAGGCGGGGGCGGTGGTGTTGATCGACGGCGCGCAGAGCACGCCGCACATGACCATCAATGTGCGCGAGCTGGATTGCGATTTCTATACCTTCTCCGGCCACAAGATGTACGGCCCCACCGGCATCGGCGGGGTGTACGGCAAGATGGACGTGCTCAAAAGCATGCCTCCGTACGTGACCGGCGGCGACATGATCCGGCAGGTGACGTTCGAGAAGACCACGTTCAACGAACCGCCGTCACGGTTCGAGGCGGGCACGCCGCCCATCAGCCAGGCCATCGGCCTCGCCGCCGCCATCGAGTACATGCAGGCGGTGGGCATCGACAAGATCGCCGAATACGAGCATCAACTGCTGGAACACGGCACGCGCCTTTTGGAGAACATCGACGGACTGCGCATTATCGGCACGGCGGAGAACAAGGCCAGCATCCTGTCGTTTTACCACGACCTGATTCATCCGCATGACATGGTGACGCTTCTCGATCAGGACGGCATCGCCGTGCGCGGCGGGCATCACTGCGCCCAGCCGACCATGCAGCGGTTCAAGGTGCCGGCCACGACGCGCGCCTCGGTTTCGTTCTATAATAAATTCGAGGAGCTCGACCTTTTGGCGGAAAGCATCCGCAAGGCAATCAAGATTTTTTCCTAA
- the sufU gene encoding Fe-S cluster assembly sulfur transfer protein SufU: protein MSYSNELYQQVILDHNKKPRNFREIQNATHQCHGFNPLCGDDYTVYLTVDDKGIIQDISFMGSGCAISKASSSLMTHNLKGKTVDEAKVMFDEFHRMVLGEFDPEEHKDNHLGKLSLFKGIREFPSRIKCASLSWHSMVGALDKSSDVTTE, encoded by the coding sequence ATGTCTTACAGTAACGAGTTGTACCAACAGGTGATCCTGGATCATAATAAAAAACCCCGCAACTTCCGGGAAATTCAAAACGCCACGCACCAGTGCCACGGCTTCAATCCGCTGTGCGGCGACGACTACACGGTGTACCTCACTGTCGATGACAAGGGGATCATTCAGGACATCAGTTTCATGGGATCGGGATGCGCCATTTCCAAGGCCAGTTCGTCGCTCATGACCCACAACCTGAAAGGCAAGACGGTGGACGAGGCCAAGGTGATGTTCGACGAATTCCACCGCATGGTGCTGGGCGAGTTCGATCCCGAAGAACACAAGGACAACCACCTGGGTAAACTGTCGCTGTTCAAGGGTATCCGCGAGTTTCCTTCGCGTATCAAGTGTGCCAGCTTGTCCTGGCATTCCATGGTGGGCGCGCTGGACAAAAGCAGCGACGTCACAACCGAGTAG